From Penaeus monodon isolate SGIC_2016 chromosome 6, NSTDA_Pmon_1, whole genome shotgun sequence, the proteins below share one genomic window:
- the LOC119574584 gene encoding probable 28S ribosomal protein S23, mitochondrial, which translates to MAGNRLEKIGTIFTRTTGLLKSGAIKASEKPLWYEVYEAFPPKYEPHFDRPVQEKKIKQILYTEDVIRAKFYKAHGSPGTISLSEHSVRPIISQLFIKEYEKLKDEGNVPEEKLMEETALALEAHGIYLDRSRAPPKPEPEQPSVETQPREPQSQLLTDKVRLSDIFKESQEEKN; encoded by the exons ATGGCTGGAAATAGACTTGAGAAGATTGGTACTATCTTCACCAG gaCAACTGGGTTATTGAAATCTGGTGCCATCAAAGCTTCAGAGAAGCCATTGTGGTATGAGGTATATGAAGCATTTCCTCCCAAGTATGAACCCCATTTTGATCGCCCAGTtcaggaaaagaaaatcaaacaaattttatatacagAGGATGTCATAAGAGC GAAATTTTATAAGGCACATGGTTCTCCAGGCACAATTTCCTTATCAGAACACAGTGTCCGGCCAATTATATCACAACTTTTTATAAAGGAATATGAGAAATTGAAAGACGAAGGTAATGTCCCAGAGGAGAAGCTTATGGAAGAAACGGCTTTAGCACTGGAAGCTCATGGCATCTACCTTGACCGCTCTCGAGCTCCTCCTAAG CCTGAACCAGAACAACCTTCTGTTGAAACTCAGCCCAGAGAGCCACAGTCTCAACTCTTGACAGACAAAGTACGTCTGTCTGACATCTTCAAAGAGAGTCAGGAGGAGAAGAATTAA